Proteins from a single region of Paraglaciecola sp. T6c:
- a CDS encoding serine hydrolase domain-containing protein, with amino-acid sequence MKNLFSLFILTCVFSSAALAFDKAKLDKYIESLDTHDKAMFSVAVVQNGQPIYQKSIGYVDIETKQVANKNTQYRIGSITKVFTSTMIFQLIDEGKLALDTKLATFYPQIKNAELISMSMLLNHRSGIHNFTDTPDYEQYMTKAKTKAEMVSLIGSLDSDFTPDSAASYSNSGYVLLGFIIEDITNDSYENQLHKRITAKVNLNRTTFGGPVKPSDNQAHSYKHATSEWVAHSETDMSIPYGAGAIISTSTEVGIFIENLMTGKLTSANSLAKMKELNQGYGRGLFAFPFHERIAYGHTGGIDGFTSHTGYIGDDEVVFTLTSNGMNMSMNDISIAILSIYYDMPFDLPDFGQKAITLTERELSQYQGVFSSKQIALNITLKTDGAILTAQATGQKAFNLTSYSSTDFRFDPAGIKIQFATQGEKVDYTTFALKQGGGKYTFIRE; translated from the coding sequence ATGAAAAACCTCTTTAGTCTGTTCATACTTACCTGCGTTTTCAGCTCAGCCGCACTGGCTTTTGATAAAGCCAAGTTAGATAAATACATAGAAAGCCTAGATACCCATGACAAGGCCATGTTCAGTGTGGCTGTGGTGCAAAATGGCCAACCTATTTATCAAAAATCCATTGGCTATGTAGATATCGAAACTAAGCAAGTCGCCAATAAGAACACTCAGTATCGTATTGGCTCCATCACGAAAGTATTCACATCCACAATGATTTTTCAGCTTATTGATGAAGGTAAGCTTGCATTAGATACCAAGCTCGCAACCTTCTACCCGCAAATCAAGAACGCCGAATTGATCAGCATGTCCATGCTACTTAACCATAGAAGCGGTATTCATAATTTCACCGATACCCCTGATTACGAGCAATACATGACTAAAGCTAAAACCAAAGCTGAAATGGTAAGCTTGATTGGATCGTTAGACAGCGATTTTACACCAGACAGCGCGGCCAGTTATTCAAACAGCGGCTACGTACTACTGGGGTTTATCATTGAGGACATCACAAATGATAGCTACGAAAATCAGTTACATAAGCGAATTACCGCTAAAGTAAACCTGAACAGAACGACATTTGGCGGACCCGTTAAGCCGTCAGATAATCAAGCTCACTCTTATAAACATGCAACAAGCGAATGGGTCGCACATTCAGAAACTGACATGAGTATTCCATATGGGGCCGGCGCTATTATCTCTACCTCGACTGAAGTCGGGATATTTATCGAAAATCTCATGACTGGCAAGCTTACCTCAGCAAACTCACTGGCGAAAATGAAAGAGCTTAATCAAGGTTATGGGCGCGGACTGTTTGCATTTCCGTTTCATGAAAGAATCGCTTACGGACACACAGGAGGAATTGACGGATTTACCTCTCACACTGGCTACATTGGTGACGATGAAGTTGTTTTTACCTTGACCTCTAACGGTATGAACATGTCAATGAACGATATCAGCATTGCCATTTTAAGCATCTACTACGATATGCCGTTTGATTTACCTGACTTTGGTCAAAAAGCCATTACCTTAACCGAAAGAGAATTAAGCCAATACCAAGGTGTGTTTTCGTCAAAACAAATAGCGCTTAACATTACCCTCAAAACCGATGGGGCTATTCTGACAGCACAAGCCACCGGTCAGAAAGCATTTAACCTAACGTCCTATTCCAGCACTGATTTTCGTTTCGATCCGGCGGGAATAAAAATACAATTTGCCACTCAAGGGGAAAAGGTTGATTACACCACCTTTGCGCTCAAACAAGGGGGCGGTAAGTACACGTTTATCCGCGAGTGA
- a CDS encoding molybdopterin-synthase adenylyltransferase MoeB has protein sequence MPSITPPTLTKALALRYARQILLPAIDLDGQEALMGSKVLIIGVGGLGCAAAQYLVSSGIGEITLVDDDKVELSNLHRQVLHHEQDVGVKKVDSAKTSLLANNSLCVINTIDERLDDNALSQHVSQHNVVLDCTDNLATRQQINKLCFTHKVPLISGAAIRFEGQVSTYLMDNHSPCYQCLSQVFPEQQLSCMEAGVIPPLVGVIGSMQALEAIKYLTGAGELLNGILQLFDAKSSQFQRFSIPKNPQCSICSKTG, from the coding sequence ATGCCCTCTATTACGCCCCCGACACTAACCAAAGCGCTCGCCTTGCGTTACGCGAGGCAAATTTTATTGCCAGCTATCGACCTTGATGGCCAAGAAGCCCTCATGGGTTCCAAGGTATTGATTATTGGTGTAGGCGGTTTAGGCTGCGCTGCTGCGCAATACCTTGTTAGTTCTGGTATTGGCGAAATCACCTTGGTGGATGATGACAAGGTTGAGCTGTCTAATTTACATCGCCAAGTTCTTCATCATGAACAAGACGTGGGCGTTAAAAAAGTCGATTCAGCGAAGACGAGTTTACTGGCCAATAATAGCCTGTGCGTTATCAACACCATTGATGAGCGCCTTGATGATAATGCGCTTAGCCAACACGTCAGCCAACATAATGTGGTGCTCGATTGCACTGACAATTTAGCCACTCGCCAGCAAATTAATAAACTGTGTTTCACTCATAAGGTGCCCCTTATAAGCGGCGCTGCAATTCGCTTTGAAGGTCAAGTGAGCACCTACCTGATGGATAACCACAGCCCTTGTTACCAGTGCTTAAGTCAGGTTTTTCCAGAGCAGCAGCTCAGCTGCATGGAAGCTGGCGTGATACCTCCGTTAGTAGGCGTTATAGGCAGCATGCAGGCATTAGAGGCGATTAAATATCTCACAGGTGCTGGCGAACTTCTCAATGGTATTTTGCAACTGTTCGATGCTAAATCTTCGCAGTTTCAACGCTTTTCTATCCCTAAAAACCCGCAATGTAGCATTTGTTCTAAAACGGGCTAA
- the moeA gene encoding molybdopterin molybdotransferase MoeA, with translation MITSCDTPGLLPLSQALDAMRSVISAVTEHEQCDLMQARGRILAEDVISQVNVPPSDNSAMDGYAMIAADLQQQDTLELVGTAFAGIPYEGTVNPGQCVRIMTGAIMPSGADAVVMQENTAALDDTPQRIQFMQSPKAGNSVRKAGEDISRGAVVLNAGTRLTPAHLSLLASVGIATASVVRKLKVGLIATGDELVSPGNTLNSGQIYESNRYALRGMLEEFGAHVIDFGIVEDKPESLQRTFEEADTRCDIVLSCGGVSVGDADYVKDVLHSIGSVNFWKVAIKPGKPFAFGQLSKAWFCGLPGNPVSSYVTFEQLVKPVLETLSGQTPSMAMLLNATADCDIRKVPGRADYQRGIYRSGENGQLFVSPNGKQGSGVMSSIAHANCYIVLAQDAGSIEQGSTVLIQPFTSLAY, from the coding sequence ATGATAACCAGTTGCGACACTCCGGGTTTGTTACCTTTATCACAGGCGCTAGATGCGATGCGCAGCGTTATTTCAGCCGTGACAGAGCATGAACAATGCGACTTAATGCAGGCTCGAGGACGTATTTTAGCCGAAGACGTTATTTCTCAGGTAAATGTTCCCCCTAGCGACAACTCCGCCATGGACGGTTATGCCATGATAGCTGCAGACTTGCAGCAACAAGACACCTTAGAATTAGTCGGCACTGCCTTCGCAGGTATTCCTTATGAAGGCACTGTGAATCCAGGTCAATGCGTGCGCATTATGACCGGCGCCATTATGCCAAGCGGGGCCGACGCCGTAGTGATGCAAGAAAATACCGCTGCGCTTGATGACACCCCCCAACGCATTCAGTTTATGCAATCGCCTAAAGCCGGTAACAGTGTGCGAAAGGCAGGAGAAGATATTAGCCGAGGTGCGGTGGTACTCAACGCTGGCACACGCTTAACTCCCGCGCATTTATCTCTGTTGGCTTCTGTGGGAATTGCCACTGCGTCCGTAGTTCGTAAACTTAAGGTGGGCTTAATTGCCACCGGTGATGAATTGGTATCACCTGGCAATACACTTAATAGCGGGCAAATTTACGAAAGCAATCGTTATGCCCTGCGCGGGATGCTAGAGGAGTTTGGCGCACATGTGATTGATTTTGGCATAGTAGAAGACAAACCTGAAAGCCTACAACGCACCTTTGAAGAGGCTGACACGCGCTGTGACATTGTGCTTTCTTGTGGCGGCGTGTCCGTCGGTGATGCTGATTATGTGAAAGACGTTTTGCACAGTATAGGCAGTGTTAATTTTTGGAAAGTGGCTATCAAGCCAGGCAAACCCTTCGCGTTTGGTCAATTAAGCAAAGCGTGGTTTTGCGGCCTTCCAGGCAACCCTGTTTCATCTTACGTTACCTTCGAGCAATTGGTGAAGCCGGTGCTTGAAACGCTAAGCGGGCAAACGCCGAGCATGGCTATGTTATTAAATGCCACCGCAGACTGTGATATACGCAAAGTCCCTGGGCGCGCTGATTATCAGCGAGGTATATACCGTTCGGGCGAAAACGGCCAATTGTTCGTCAGCCCCAACGGCAAACAAGGCTCAGGCGTAATGAGCAGTATCGCTCATGCTAATTGTTACATCGTGCTGGCGCAAGATGCTGGCAGTATAGAACAAGGCAGCACTGTACTTATTCAACCCTTTACCTCATTGGCTTATTAA
- the nirB gene encoding nitrite reductase large subunit NirB, translated as MSANTVNIVVVGNGMVGHHFVEQITNHGKTDPSITYKVTVLSAEPRLAYDRVHLSEYFSGKTADDLALTTPAHYEALGVDFHLDAAVVDIDKLGKFVKTKSGQVFAYDKLIMATGSYPFVPPIEGNDQPHCLVYRTIEDLEDISASAKVSKTGVVVGGGLLGLEAANALREAGLETHVVEFAPQLMAVQVDTGGGRLLKDKIEALGVQVHTQKATQRIEAGQTSRYRMCFADGDFLETDMILFSAGIRPQDTLARQYEIKIGERGGIVVDNHCLTSEPDIYAIGECALWNNFIFGLVAPGYTMARAAASHITGGDVEFLGADMSTKLKLMGVEVGSIGDAHARIPGAQTYIYENQPDGVYKKMVVNHEQSVLLGAVLVGDTSDYDTLLQYALNGIDLPEHPESLILPASGDAPAGGLGADALPETATICSCHNVSKGDIIAAFDGGACDLASVKSCTKASTGCGGCSALLKTVVDSELGKRGVEVKKDICEHFAYSRQELYHMVKVGKIQSFDELIEKHGHGLGCEICKPAVGSIMASVWNDFVLEKPHVALQDTNDTYLGNMQKNGTYSVVPRIAGGEITPDKLIVLGQVAKKYNLYTKVTGGQRIDLFGARVEQLPPIWEALIAAGFETGHAYAKSLRTVKSCVGSTWCRFGVQDSVGQAIDLENRYKGLRAPHKIKFGVSGCTRECAEAQSKDIGVIATENGWNLYVCGNGGMKPRHADLFATDLDDATLVKYIDRVLMFYVATADRLQRTSVWLENLEGGLAYLQDVVINDSLGLGEELEQQMQHIKDTYQCEWKTAIEDESSRKRFRQFVNSEQSDKNVVFVQERAQIRPATEAELETLAKSGKGTEQIIDVVELA; from the coding sequence ATGTCAGCAAATACAGTCAATATAGTCGTGGTAGGAAACGGAATGGTGGGCCACCATTTTGTTGAGCAAATCACTAACCACGGCAAAACCGACCCTTCTATTACTTATAAAGTCACTGTGTTATCAGCTGAGCCAAGACTCGCTTACGACCGAGTGCATTTGTCGGAATATTTCTCAGGCAAGACAGCGGACGATCTCGCGTTAACCACGCCAGCACACTATGAAGCATTAGGTGTTGATTTTCACCTTGATGCCGCAGTGGTCGATATTGACAAGCTAGGTAAGTTTGTTAAAACCAAATCCGGTCAGGTTTTCGCTTACGACAAACTCATCATGGCCACTGGCTCTTATCCGTTTGTGCCACCAATTGAGGGGAACGATCAACCTCATTGCTTGGTGTACCGCACCATTGAAGATTTAGAGGATATCAGCGCTTCAGCTAAAGTGAGCAAAACCGGTGTGGTTGTGGGGGGCGGCTTATTGGGTTTAGAAGCGGCGAACGCATTGCGAGAGGCTGGTCTTGAAACTCACGTTGTGGAGTTTGCTCCGCAATTAATGGCGGTTCAAGTCGACACAGGCGGCGGTCGTCTATTAAAAGACAAGATTGAAGCCTTAGGCGTGCAAGTTCACACCCAAAAAGCCACACAGCGTATTGAGGCGGGTCAAACAAGTCGTTATCGCATGTGTTTTGCCGATGGGGATTTTTTAGAGACCGACATGATCCTGTTCTCAGCAGGTATTCGGCCACAGGATACGCTAGCACGCCAATATGAGATTAAAATCGGCGAACGCGGCGGTATTGTGGTTGATAACCACTGTTTAACGTCCGAGCCAGATATTTATGCTATTGGCGAATGTGCCTTATGGAATAACTTTATTTTTGGCTTAGTTGCCCCAGGCTACACCATGGCGCGCGCTGCAGCGAGTCACATCACGGGTGGCGATGTAGAATTTTTAGGCGCAGATATGAGCACCAAGCTCAAACTCATGGGCGTTGAAGTGGGCTCTATTGGTGATGCACATGCTCGCATACCTGGTGCGCAAACCTACATTTATGAAAATCAGCCTGATGGCGTGTATAAAAAAATGGTGGTTAACCATGAGCAAAGTGTGCTGCTTGGCGCCGTTTTGGTCGGAGACACCAGTGACTACGACACGCTTCTACAATATGCGTTAAATGGCATCGATTTACCTGAACACCCTGAAAGCTTGATTTTGCCTGCCTCAGGTGATGCGCCAGCAGGTGGCTTAGGCGCAGACGCGCTGCCTGAAACGGCGACCATTTGCTCATGTCACAACGTATCAAAAGGCGACATTATTGCTGCTTTTGATGGCGGAGCCTGCGATTTAGCCAGTGTTAAATCATGCACTAAAGCCAGCACTGGTTGCGGTGGGTGTTCGGCGTTACTGAAAACCGTGGTCGACAGTGAATTGGGCAAACGCGGCGTGGAAGTGAAAAAAGACATCTGTGAGCATTTTGCTTATTCGCGCCAAGAGCTTTATCACATGGTTAAAGTCGGCAAAATTCAAAGCTTTGACGAGTTGATTGAAAAACACGGTCACGGTTTAGGCTGTGAAATTTGTAAGCCTGCTGTGGGCTCAATTATGGCCTCGGTGTGGAATGACTTCGTGTTAGAAAAGCCTCACGTAGCCTTACAAGACACCAATGATACTTATTTAGGCAATATGCAGAAAAACGGGACCTACTCGGTCGTGCCACGTATTGCCGGCGGTGAAATTACCCCAGACAAACTGATTGTATTGGGTCAAGTTGCGAAAAAATACAACTTGTATACCAAGGTCACAGGTGGCCAACGTATCGATTTGTTCGGCGCGCGAGTCGAACAACTTCCGCCTATTTGGGAAGCCCTTATTGCTGCCGGTTTTGAAACCGGTCATGCCTATGCGAAATCACTGCGTACCGTTAAGTCTTGTGTAGGCAGTACTTGGTGTCGTTTCGGTGTGCAAGATTCTGTGGGTCAGGCTATCGATCTGGAGAACCGTTATAAAGGTCTACGTGCGCCGCACAAAATAAAATTTGGTGTGTCAGGTTGCACCCGCGAGTGCGCAGAAGCACAGAGTAAAGACATAGGGGTTATTGCTACTGAAAACGGCTGGAACCTATATGTATGTGGTAACGGCGGCATGAAACCTCGCCATGCGGATTTGTTTGCTACTGATTTAGATGACGCCACCTTAGTTAAATATATTGACCGCGTGTTGATGTTTTACGTGGCAACTGCGGATCGTTTACAGCGCACCTCAGTATGGTTAGAGAATCTAGAAGGCGGGTTAGCGTATTTGCAAGATGTGGTGATCAACGACTCCCTAGGCTTAGGCGAAGAGCTCGAGCAACAAATGCAACACATCAAAGATACTTACCAATGTGAGTGGAAAACAGCCATTGAAGATGAGTCTTCACGTAAACGTTTTCGTCAATTCGTCAACAGCGAACAGAGCGATAAAAATGTCGTGTTTGTACAAGAGCGCGCGCAAATTCGACCCGCTACGGAAGCGGAACTAGAGACCCTTGCTAAATCCGGCAAAGGTACCGAGCAAATTATCGATGTTGTTGAGTTGGCGTAA
- a CDS encoding substrate-binding periplasmic protein: MAIGLNPMLGDNDDSLSVLSGLDMRFFILVFLLIFGLFPAISYGQYVIQSSVSKEFINGLQVKYLKNIAKHMNMEIEIIPMPFARRIRELREGNLDLLVGLRRVDGEQDEVVYIKPSYETLRHTFFVRKSDENQLLSFTDLRKLNIGVTRNAKYFERFNQETDLVMVPVSTLLQKIELLKKGRIDTFIHFQESALPRINDMGLQNDIVLAQYQPIEVNNYYVTISQNSPLFKHKHLVEAAVRKAIKDDEFATIRREHYLSQARQN, translated from the coding sequence GTGGCTATTGGCTTAAACCCCATGCTGGGTGATAATGACGATTCATTATCTGTTTTATCTGGTTTAGACATGCGTTTTTTTATCTTAGTTTTCCTTTTAATCTTTGGATTATTTCCCGCGATTTCCTATGGGCAATATGTCATTCAAAGCTCGGTGTCTAAGGAGTTCATCAACGGGTTACAAGTCAAATATCTTAAAAATATTGCTAAACATATGAACATGGAAATTGAAATCATTCCCATGCCTTTTGCCAGAAGAATAAGAGAATTACGGGAAGGAAATTTAGATCTGTTAGTTGGGTTACGGCGTGTGGATGGTGAGCAAGACGAAGTCGTTTATATCAAACCAAGTTATGAAACCCTGAGACACACTTTTTTTGTTCGCAAAAGTGATGAAAACCAGCTACTGAGTTTTACCGATTTGAGAAAGCTGAATATTGGCGTGACTCGAAATGCAAAATATTTTGAGAGATTTAACCAAGAAACAGACTTGGTAATGGTTCCCGTATCGACGCTTTTGCAAAAGATAGAACTGTTAAAGAAAGGCAGAATTGATACCTTTATCCACTTTCAAGAAAGTGCGTTACCACGGATCAATGATATGGGCCTACAAAATGATATTGTTTTAGCCCAGTATCAACCCATTGAAGTGAATAATTATTATGTAACCATCAGCCAAAATTCGCCGTTATTTAAGCATAAACACTTGGTTGAAGCCGCCGTGCGAAAAGCGATTAAGGATGATGAATTTGCTACCATTCGCCGAGAACATTACTTATCTCAAGCTCGCCAAAATTAA
- a CDS encoding MATE family efflux transporter, with protein MTLKIEFKALAHLAWPLLIAQVTQTLMGVSDTIMAGRFSATDMAAVAIGFSFTMPMLVFIQGLTLALPPIISRFNGAKQLDKVANASYQVMWLALFFALLSLVLSTFLDFFFSLIEMEADLRVITIDYVRYVLYSMPAFALYQVLRNVCEGLSITKPSMIIMIIGLLVNIPANYVFIYGKLGLPAFGGAGCGIATGLVFLAMMFATWVYTLNSKKLQQYALYTRIFAPNVKDMWASLKLGLPIALTILFEVTLFTVVAILLAPFGSTIVAAHQVALNFSSLMFMIPLSLGMATSIRVSHLLGENNPSQAKMATRAALLMGLTSATLTATMTYLARVHIGELYSNNAEVINMAAGLMLLAALFQFSDAIQVVSATALRGYKDTAAMFYLSFISYWVIGMTIGCVLALTDWIVPRMAAAGFWIGFICGLTSAAILLGLRLRHVQRRQENMPVEISI; from the coding sequence GTGACCCTAAAAATCGAATTCAAAGCCCTTGCCCATTTGGCTTGGCCCTTATTAATTGCCCAAGTAACCCAAACATTAATGGGCGTATCTGACACCATTATGGCGGGGCGCTTTTCCGCTACCGATATGGCCGCTGTGGCCATAGGTTTTAGCTTTACTATGCCTATGCTCGTATTTATTCAAGGCCTAACGTTAGCACTGCCGCCCATTATTTCGCGCTTTAACGGAGCAAAACAACTAGATAAAGTCGCCAATGCCAGTTATCAAGTGATGTGGTTAGCACTGTTTTTTGCCCTACTGTCCTTGGTGCTCAGCACCTTTCTGGATTTTTTCTTTTCGCTAATTGAAATGGAAGCAGACCTTCGCGTGATCACTATCGATTATGTGCGATATGTACTCTACTCCATGCCGGCTTTTGCGTTATACCAAGTGTTACGCAATGTGTGTGAGGGACTGTCTATCACCAAACCGAGCATGATCATTATGATTATTGGTTTGCTGGTGAATATCCCTGCCAATTACGTGTTTATTTACGGTAAACTCGGCCTACCCGCTTTTGGCGGTGCAGGCTGTGGTATTGCGACTGGCTTGGTGTTTTTGGCCATGATGTTTGCCACGTGGGTGTACACCCTCAATTCTAAAAAGTTACAACAATATGCGCTTTACACGCGTATTTTTGCTCCCAACGTTAAAGACATGTGGGCTAGCCTCAAATTAGGCTTACCCATTGCCTTGACTATTTTATTTGAGGTCACACTTTTTACTGTCGTCGCAATCTTACTGGCGCCTTTTGGCTCTACGATTGTCGCAGCGCATCAGGTGGCTCTGAATTTCTCATCGTTGATGTTTATGATCCCATTAAGTTTAGGTATGGCGACCAGTATCCGAGTGAGTCATCTACTGGGTGAAAACAATCCATCACAAGCTAAGATGGCTACCCGCGCAGCACTATTAATGGGGTTAACCTCTGCCACACTGACTGCCACTATGACCTATTTGGCCCGGGTTCATATTGGTGAGCTTTACAGCAACAACGCTGAAGTCATAAACATGGCGGCAGGCCTTATGTTACTAGCAGCCCTATTTCAGTTTTCAGATGCCATACAAGTGGTTTCAGCTACTGCGTTGCGCGGTTACAAAGACACCGCAGCCATGTTCTATCTTAGTTTTATTTCCTACTGGGTAATCGGCATGACGATAGGCTGCGTATTAGCCCTCACTGATTGGATAGTCCCGCGCATGGCCGCAGCAGGATTCTGGATAGGCTTTATTTGCGGGTTAACCTCAGCGGCAATTTTGCTGGGCCTTAGGTTGCGCCACGTACAGCGCCGCCAAGAAAACATGCCTGTTGAAATAAGCATTTAA
- a CDS encoding TraB/GumN family protein, with product MSLFRSAFYSVSVPLIAAISMFTTTVDAASVWKVTSGDNSLYIGGTIHILAPEDYPLPSEYETAYQHASTLVFETDMTAVKSVEFQQKMLGMMTYTDGRSLKDDLSQQSYQKLETHLAQRGIPIAQMAAMKPSLISITLSIIELQSLGFTSEGVDQFYSDKGTHAGKTIQWLETPDEQLSFLANLGGDDNDALIEYTLRDIKKMPVLIGDMRTSWREGDMQKMADISIVPFKQDYAQIYQDLIVTRNANWMPHIEDMLKTSNVEFIMVGAMHLAGDDSVLKQLKAQGYRVEKL from the coding sequence ATGTCATTATTTCGCTCGGCTTTTTACTCAGTTTCTGTACCACTCATTGCGGCCATCTCGATGTTCACCACCACGGTGGACGCCGCTTCAGTATGGAAGGTCACCTCTGGCGACAACAGCTTATATATTGGCGGCACTATTCATATCTTGGCCCCAGAAGATTACCCCTTACCCAGTGAATATGAAACGGCCTATCAACACGCTTCCACCCTAGTGTTTGAAACAGATATGACGGCGGTAAAAAGCGTTGAGTTTCAGCAAAAAATGTTAGGTATGATGACTTACACTGATGGCCGATCACTCAAAGACGACTTATCACAACAAAGTTACCAAAAACTCGAAACGCATTTAGCCCAGCGGGGTATACCGATTGCGCAAATGGCGGCAATGAAGCCGAGCCTTATTAGCATTACCCTGAGTATTATCGAACTGCAAAGCCTAGGCTTTACTAGTGAAGGCGTTGACCAATTTTACTCTGACAAAGGCACTCACGCGGGTAAAACCATTCAATGGCTTGAAACCCCAGATGAACAATTGAGTTTTCTCGCCAATTTGGGTGGTGACGATAACGACGCCCTGATTGAATACACCTTGCGAGACATTAAGAAAATGCCCGTTTTAATAGGCGACATGCGCACCAGTTGGCGCGAGGGCGATATGCAAAAAATGGCGGACATCAGTATCGTGCCTTTTAAACAAGACTATGCACAAATTTACCAAGATTTGATTGTCACCAGAAACGCTAATTGGATGCCACATATAGAAGACATGCTAAAAACATCGAACGTAGAATTTATTATGGTCGGTGCCATGCACCTTGCGGGCGATGACAGCGTATTAAAGCAGTTAAAAGCGCAGGGCTACCGCGTAGAAAAATTATAG
- a CDS encoding DUF3360 family protein — MNTRTHDDAGSAPSETTEQISPSGSYEDLHRPSSEFNTRDEYLEHELQIMQPKRWRANLPFRDYRFEIEDTIPALAGTIGKVVMVSAIAATFAGTLGLSDAFVLENVRYELLIVSVFIVLFSGFILPTANLAGTHGPLIPLIPIVVAAGGHPMAFGLLIGAFGLILAFSKGGSLLARLTSKGVCGGLLLYLGFIGTISQVKKLFAWAESIQMTHIAFIVILATILLYALLEHFKKRWLAVPLSCLMGGVVAFLLGAPFEFHTAPGLPNMNPMYWWGENTGWMLGMPTVESFMVVLPFAILAVAMWSPDFLGHQVFQKISYPQRTEKVQMNIDDTMLSASVRQTFGSIFGGANFTSSWGTYIVPAAIAKRPIPAGAILTALFCVIAGVWGYPMDLAIWQPVLCVALIVGVFIPLLEAGMEMTREGKTTQSAAIVVFASSLVNPAFGWSLTMLLDNLGLIGCKERSAELTHMSRWIIPLVMFIILTSVMAMVGMLPGIPALLSSFRH; from the coding sequence ATGAATACCAGAACACACGACGATGCGGGCTCTGCACCATCTGAGACAACAGAGCAGATTTCCCCCTCAGGCAGTTACGAAGATCTGCACAGACCCAGCTCAGAGTTCAACACTAGAGATGAATACCTCGAACACGAACTGCAAATTATGCAGCCTAAACGCTGGCGAGCAAACTTACCTTTTAGGGATTATCGTTTCGAGATAGAAGATACGATACCGGCACTGGCCGGAACAATTGGCAAGGTGGTTATGGTCAGTGCTATTGCCGCTACCTTTGCAGGTACCCTAGGGTTAAGTGATGCTTTTGTGCTTGAGAATGTTCGTTACGAGCTACTCATCGTCTCGGTTTTTATTGTGTTGTTCTCTGGGTTTATTCTACCCACCGCCAATCTCGCAGGCACCCACGGGCCACTTATTCCTTTGATCCCCATTGTAGTAGCTGCAGGTGGTCATCCTATGGCGTTTGGCTTGTTAATCGGGGCCTTTGGTTTGATATTGGCATTTAGCAAGGGCGGTAGTTTACTCGCAAGGCTTACCAGCAAAGGTGTGTGCGGCGGGCTATTACTGTATTTAGGCTTTATAGGCACTATTTCCCAAGTGAAGAAACTGTTTGCTTGGGCAGAAAGCATCCAAATGACGCACATTGCCTTTATCGTTATTCTTGCGACCATTTTGTTGTATGCCTTATTAGAGCACTTTAAAAAGCGCTGGCTGGCGGTGCCACTAAGCTGCCTTATGGGCGGTGTTGTTGCTTTTTTGCTAGGCGCACCTTTTGAATTCCACACCGCACCCGGTTTACCCAATATGAACCCCATGTACTGGTGGGGCGAAAATACCGGCTGGATGCTTGGCATGCCAACCGTTGAGAGTTTTATGGTGGTATTGCCGTTTGCTATTCTGGCGGTCGCTATGTGGTCACCAGACTTTTTAGGTCATCAAGTATTTCAAAAAATTAGTTACCCGCAGCGAACCGAAAAAGTACAAATGAATATTGATGACACCATGCTTAGCGCATCGGTAAGGCAAACCTTTGGCTCTATTTTTGGCGGTGCCAATTTCACCTCGTCTTGGGGCACCTACATTGTGCCGGCGGCCATTGCCAAGCGCCCGATACCTGCCGGTGCTATTTTAACCGCGCTGTTTTGTGTCATTGCTGGTGTGTGGGGGTATCCAATGGATCTCGCTATTTGGCAACCCGTATTGTGTGTGGCGTTGATTGTAGGGGTGTTTATTCCGTTGCTTGAAGCAGGTATGGAAATGACCAGAGAAGGCAAAACCACACAATCTGCTGCGATAGTGGTGTTTGCGTCATCACTGGTGAACCCCGCATTTGGCTGGTCATTAACCATGCTGCTGGATAACTTAGGCCTAATCGGCTGCAAAGAGCGAAGCGCAGAACTAACACACATGAGTCGTTGGATCATCCCATTGGTAATGTTCATTATATTGACCAGCGTCATGGCGATGGTGGGAATGTTACCGGGTATTCCGGCACTGCTTAGCAGTTTTAGGCATTAA